The genomic window CCCTGACGGCGGGCGTAATCCTTTTCGGCCGACGGTCCGGATACATGCGACGATTTCACGCGCGATTTCTCGGGCATGTCGCGATTTCTCGGGCATTGCGGTGCGGAAGGTTTTAGTGTAACATTATAGACAAATTGTTAGTCCCCACGACTCAAGGGAGGTGGAACAGGCGATGTGTGAAGCCAATGCGTACCTGCTCAAAGACGGGAAAGAACTGTTGTTCATGGAATCGGTGGACGTGTTGGAGGACGAGGGAAGCCAGATCAGGGTCCAGAGCATTTTCGGGGAACAGAAGGTCGTGAAAGCCAGGATCAGAAGCATGTCCCTGGTCGAACACAAGATCGTCCTCGAGGAGCGAACCTGATCGGTCACCGGTTGGGCGAATGCTTCCCATTCGGTACGGAAGCGGGACCGTCTTCATCCTTCCGGTCACAGTACCAGTCGATCTGCCTGCAAATGCCTCTCACGATTTTCACTTCTCCGGCACGGAGCCCTATTCGACTGAAGAATCGCCGGACACTCAGCATCCAATAGTCGGGATTATCCTGATTGATGAAATTGATCCTGGCCAGCGTATCGCGGAGCTGGTCGTACATGCCTTCGAGCTCTCTGCGCGCGGCGAGCCGAGGCACGAAGCGCTGCGGCTCCTCCCGGTTTGCCGTGTAGAGTTCGTAAGCCACGATCATCACTGCCTGGGCGAGGTTTATGGAGGCAAAATCCGCCGTGGGAATGGTGACCAGGAAATCGCAAAACCTCAGTTGCTCATTGGTGAGCCCGCTGCTCTCCGTTCCGAACAGGATGGCCGCTTCGTTCTCCCGGCTGATGGAGACCAGCTCATCGGCCATCTGTCGTGGATTCCTGACCCTTTGCCGGCGCGAACCCAGGCGCGCCGTGGTGCCCACGACGTGCCGGAAAGGCGCCAGGGCGTTGCGCAGGTCGTCGTATATCTCCATGGCTTCCACCACGTCTCGCGCGGCGTGAGTCGCCATCTTCAGAACACGGTCGAGATCGAAATCCAGCGGATTGACCACGAGAAGCCGCCGAATACCCATATTCTTTGCGGACCGTGCCGCCGCTCCGATGTTCTCCGGGTAGTGAGGCTCATTGAGAACGATCGCGATGTTTTCGAGGTTGACTCTCATCGGGTTGTTTACTCCGCTCTGCATTTGCATTGCCGCAGCCTGCCGAATCGGGGCGCATTCGATCATAACGATCGGAATGGGGAAAGGTATAAGATTTTTCGAACCGGATCAAGCGCGCCCGTCAACCATTCATGTCGAGACCATCCGAGATCGCCGTTGACACTCATTTTAGCCGATGTTTAAATAGAATCATGGGCTTCGGTTTCCTCCCGGAAATCGAAGGCATGGCGCGGCAAGGCGCGTCGGAATTGCCCATTCCCTTTTGCGACAGGCTTTCCGGGTGGATACGAATGAACGGCAGTGCAATGACGATTCCTCGGGAGATCGGCTCCGCGGGAAGCTGATTTTCAATTGCGGTGAGGGACATATGTGCGCCGAGAGAATAAGAGAATCGGTCATAGCCGGGAGCTGGTATCCCGACAACCCCGGTGCCTTGAGAAACGAGATCGCGGGCTATCTCAAGCGGGCCCGGCCGCACCCCGGCAGGGAGAACCTGATCGGCCTCGTGGCCCCGCACGCGGGATACATGTATTCGGGCGAGGTTGCCGCTCACGCGTACCGGCAATTGGAGGGCAGCCGCTTCGAGCGCGTGCTGATTGTGGCCCCAAGTCATCGAACCCGTTTTCCATCGTCAACCATTTACCACCTGGGAGGCTTCCGGACTCCCCTGGGGGTGGTCCCGCTCGATGTCGACCTCGTCCAGGCGTTCCTGGAACACCCGCAGCTCAGAGGATATTATCCCCAGGCGGAAGACCAGGAGCATTCACTCGAAATTCAGCTGCCGTTCCTGCAGGTTGTGCTCGGCGAGTTCAAACTGGTGCCGATCATCATGGGCAACCAGACTTACGAGCATTGCACAGAGCTGGCGGAGCTCATCGAGAAGCTGTGCAGGAACAAGAACGTGTTGCTGATCGCCAGCAGCGATTTGTCCCATTATCACTCGTACCGTGAGGCAAAACAACTGGACGGGATAGTGACCGCGAGAGTCGCGGCATTCGACTGCCAGGGTCTTTTCCGGGACCTGAACGACGGGGCCTGCGAGGCGTGCGGCGCCGGTCCGATGGTCGCAGTCATGCTTGCAGCCGGGAAGCTGGGAGCGAATGTGTCGAGGGTTTTGCATTACGCCAACTCCGGCGATGTCACGGGAGAACGCAGTGGTGTGGTCGGCTATATGGCGGCGGCTTTCTACAGGGAGTAATCCGAAGGGCGAGGACCGCAGTATGCACAGGGGCAAAGTGGGGGTTGATCTGGGACTGTCCGCGGAAGAAAAGCAAACGCTCAGGCAGATTGCTTTCCAGGCCATTCGCAGCCGCTGTTTCGGCGAGCCCCTGCCCGAACCTTCCCCGGAATCGCCGGGGCTCAAAGAACGGCGCGGCGCTTTCGTATGCCTGCACAAAGGCAAGGAGCTCAGGGGCTGCATCGGCATGATCGAACCGATCGAACCCCTGTACAAGACGGTACGGAACATGGCCGTCGAAGCGGCTTTCGGCGATCCGCGCTTCTGCGCTCTCCAATCGGACGAGCTCGACAGGGTCGACATCGAAATATCCGTTCTCACTCGCCTCGAGCGGATCTCCGACACGGAACGCATAGAAATCGGGAAACACGGCATCTACATCCGAAAGAATTACCAGACGGGCCTGCTGCTGCCCCAGGTTGCAACGGACAATCATTGGGACACCCGGGAGTTCCTGGAATGGACCTGCCGAAAGGCGGGAATCCCGTCGGATGCATGGAAGGATCCCGATACCGAGATCTACATTTTTTCGGCGGACATTTTCTAACGGACCGCTCCGGGCACCGCGCCACACGCGATTTGCCGATGGACGGCCAATTCGGCTTCCCGGGCGAAAAGCTTGTCGTCGCCAGGTCCGCGGAACGTCACGTGGGAATCGGGACCCGGCGCGGAATGGTATGTGCGGGGCCATGGAACCGCAACACGGTCAAGTGAGGGTGCGCGGTGGCAGAGATATTGGATTTGCAGGATCACAGGCGCCGCCTTTGTGCCGGCAAGGGATACGCCAACTGGAGCCGGAGATTTGCCGAATCTTTTGACGAAAAAACCACCATCGCCGACTTGAGCGACCCGACCCTGGGGGTGTTGATCCGGGGCGACGAGGAAGCCTCCCTGTGCCTCCACGATTTCGTCATGGGGGTGATGGGGCTGGGACAGGGACTGCGATTCCATTTCCTCGACAACACAATGAAAATGTCGGTGATGGATCTGACCTTCTTCCTGCTGGATCAGCTCCGTTTTGAAGCGATGAAAAGGCTCGGATGGCTCGAAGACCACCCCGGCCTGCACGTTCCGATGGTTGATCTGGTGAGTTTCTTCCGGGACACTTCCCCGGGGGAGATATATGACACGCCGACGCTGGCGCGGAGTCATCCAGGCTTCGAAGAATACGAAAAAACGATTGGAGGAGATCGCGGAGCCTATGTCCGTAGACTGATCCCGGACGCCATCAAGGAGTTCCTGAAGCGGTATGCCCCGGACGCGTGAGCCGCGGAGCCCCCCGCAAACCGTCATGAGTCGGAAGCTCATAACGAAACATGAAAATCATCCGTGTCATTTCCGGGCAGGCGCAAATCCGCGAAAAGCCGCCGGACTTTCAATCCCTTCCGGGGTGACGGCCGGGTTTTCATACAGACCCGATCACGCCGGTTCTCACCACCGGAACAGACCCACAGTCTGCTCGGAGCCCAAGTCGCCGGAAAGACGACCCCGTGCCCAAAGAACGATACCATCTGATGATAGCGGACCGTTGCTTCGACGCGATGCGCGCTTCGAAAACCCTGCCCTTATCGCTCGACGCCCATCGGTTCGCATTCCGATTGGGCTCGATTTCTCCTGACACCCTGTTCTACGATTTGCCTTTTTTCTTCTTCTCCGATACGGGCCGCGCCCTCCATCGATTTGCAGCACGAGCATCGATTGGAGCATTTGCCGCCCGGCTGGACGGCAGGCAGACGTCTCTGCGGGACGAAGGCCTGGCGTGGGTGCTCGGAATGGCCTCTCACTTTCTTGCGGATGAGCTCTATCACCCGGTCATCAATCGACTGGCGCATCCGGAACGCGGTTTCTGTCCCCCAAAGCTCTCCGCGGGGGATTGTCATCATTGGGTGGAAAGTGAGATGGAGGCGGCGCGGCTCTCCCTCTCGGCACCGCCGGACGGCTATGCCGCATTCCTTCGGAAGGCGACCCGCCGCTCCGCGGTCGCGCGGATCAGCGGCTTCCTCCATGAGTTCCTGAAATGGTGGGGCGCGGCGCCTCGGATCCCCGGCGCGGGCAGGATCAGGTGCTGCTTTTTCTGGCAAGCCTCGCTTCTGAGGGTATTCGCGCATGTGGCCGCGGGCCGAAACAAATCACTGCTGACGAGGCACCGGGCCACAACTTATGCGGGAGCCTTGATCGTCCCTCCTCTCCCGGTGCTTCCCGCCATTCTCGAGCGCACAGGGCGTGCCGAACCGGACTTGCTCGCTCTTTTTTCGGATGAATTCTTCGATTCCGCGGTCAACCTCTTATCCGGCCGTCTGAGCGAGCTTGCAGCACGGTTTTGACAATACCTTCCGCGTCCAGTCCTTCCAGGCGATAAAGAACTTCGGGATGACCGGAAAGCCCGTAGCTTCGAACCCCGAGGCGGATCATCCGACAGGCCGCTCCCGCCTCGGCCAGCACGGTCGAAACCCTGGCGCCGAGGCCCGTGTCGATGTGATGGTCTTCAGCTGTGATCACGAACCCGGTACCCGCGGCTTCCAAAACGGCGTCGGCATCGAGCGGCTTGATCGATGCCAGGTTCAGGACGCTCATCTCGATGCCGTGGCGCGCGGCCAATTCTTCGCGCGCCCGGAGGGCATTGTGCACCACCGGCCCGCAGCTCAGTATCGCGCCGTGACCGCCCCGCCGCAGCCAATCCGCCTTCCCCGGCACAAACCGGTAATCCCCCCCGAAAAACGGCTTGCCGGATTCGTCCGAAATGATGCCCATCTTGGACCTTCCCATCCCCACAAAATGGTTCCCCGGATGGGAGGCGACATGCCGAACAATCCGGTCCGTCTGGTTGGGATCCGCGGGCATAAAGATTGAAAACCCGTAGAGGTTCTGCACCAGGCCGATGTAATCGATACACTGATGCGTCTGACCGTCCTCTCCCACATCGAGCCCCAGGTGCGTGCAAACCAGCTTGAGATGGGTGTGGTTGATGTCGTTGAGCCGCTGCTGATTGTAAACTTCGGATACGCCGAACACGCCGAAAGTGCTGAAAAAAACCACGAAGCCTTCCTTGCTGGCCGCTCCCGCCAGCGTGGCGGTGTTGTGTTCCTGGATCCCTCCTTCAAAGAAACATCCGGGATTTTGCCGGTGAAAAGCGTCCATCTTTACCGATCCTTCCAGGTCGCAACTGAACCCCAGAATTCTCGGGTGTTCGCCCGCATTGTTGAGTCGCGCCAGATCCTCGAGGGCCGCCCCATAGGCCGAACGGCAGTCGGTCGTCACATCCATTGCGTACGTCTTGGGCTGACCGGGTTCGATTTTGGAGTGATCGAGCGCCGGGCAAAACGGGGCGTGGAAGACGCGCAGGGTTTTACGCCTTCCCCGGAGCGCCGGAAGCGGATTATCGAGGCCCAGTTCTTTCAGGGCTGCGGCCGCTTCATCGTCTTTGAGCGTCGATCCGTGGTACTTGGCCTTGTTTTCCATGAAGGAAACCCCCTTCCCCATCACCGTTTCGGCTATGATAACGGAAGGGTACCGGGGATCATCCACCTCGCTGGAGCGAACTTGCCTGAGAGCCTGAAAGATCTCGTCGAAATTATGGCCGTCCCCGACACGAATCGTATTCCACTGGGAGGCGGCGTATTCCGCTTCGATTTCCTGGGGCATGACCGAGTCCGTGTCTCCGCCGATCTGGAGGTGGTTCCGGTCGATGACGCAGCACAGGTCATTGAGCTCGTACTTGACGGCAAACCGCCGTGCCTCGGCAATCTGCCCCTTCTGCTGCTCCCCGTCGCCCATGAGCACGAACGTGGAGGCTCGGCTGCCTCTCAGTTTGAGCCCGAGGGCCATTCCCGCGCCGACGGACAACCCCTGGCCGAGATTCCCCGTATTCCATTCGACCCCGGGCACGCAGCATTCGACATGGCCCGCATAGGATGATCCCGCCTGCCGGAATTCGAGGATGAAGTTGTCCTCGGGAGTGTACCCGAATTCGGCCAGCACACTGTAGACGCACGGGCTGATATGCCCCATGCTGACGACCACCCGATCCCGTTCGGGCCAGCAGGGATCGTCCGGGCGGTGTTCGAGCGTGCAGTAAAGCATGAGCACCAAATGCAGAGACGACATGGAGCCGCCCGGGTGCCCGCTCCCGGCGAGCGTCGTGCTGAGAATGATCCTGCGCATGCAACGGAGCCACATCTGGTGGAGGGTTTCACGTTGCGCATCGGTGAGGGACCTTTGTTGCAGGGAGATGCTGAACATGGCGGAGATCGATCCTTCCTAGTGAACAGATTCGACTCTTGTCGGTTCGTCCTTGACATTCAGACGGGCGGTGACCGCATCCGCAAACGCCAGCACCGCCTTCTTGAAGGGAGAATCGCCGTCCTCTTCGAGAACCGGACGGCCCTTGTCGCCGCCCTCCACCACTCGAGGATCGAAAGGAAGCTCTCCGAGGAAGGGAATGTTCATCAGTTTGGACGTGCGCTTGCCTCCGCCGGTTCGGAAGATCGGGATGAACTCGTTGCAGTGAGGGCAGAAAAGGCCCGACATGTTTTCAACCAGGCCGAGCATGTCCAGGTTGACCTTACGGCAGAAATTGATCGATTTGCGCACATCGGAAAGCGCGACTTCCTGGGGCGTGGTCACAATAATGGCCTTTGCCTCGGGGATCAGCCTGGAGATGGTCAAAGGCTCATCCCCCGTCCCGGGCGGACTGTCGATCACCAGGAAATCGAGATCGTCCCACTTGCAGTCCCTGAGAAACTGCTGGATCACATTGTGTTTCAACGGACCGCGCCAGATCATCGCCGCATCCGTGTCTTCGATCATGGACTCGATGGAGACCACCTTGAGGTTCGGCATGTACTGGTGAGGGAGGATCTCCTGTTCGGAGGTGATATTGAGGAGCCCCTGCAAACCGAGCATTCTGGGGATGCTCGGACCGTGTAGATCGATGTCCATCAGGCCCACCCGGAAACCCTTCCGAGCCAGACCCAATGCAAGGTAGGTCGCCACACTGCTCTTCCCGACCCCGCCCTTCCCGCTCATCACGAGGAGTTTGTGCCTGATTCGCATGAGCTTGCACCGAATCGCTTCTTCCTTGGATTTCTTGCCTGCGCCGACACAGCTCGCGCACGATTTCTCGTCACACTTCATGATCCATGCTCCTGTACGGTCTGATTTCGCAAAAAAAGAACGCGGTTACCTTAGAGTCAATCCGCCGAGTTGTCAACTTCCGCAAAGGCGGCGCCGCACAAATCGCCATCGTGGACGTAGACTCCCGTTCTCTTCCGTCTTATTAATTGTATTGATTCGATCCGACAAAAGCCAACTCGAACGTACCGCACGGAAACCGGGGTTGTCCCGGGAAAAGCCGGCCGCCATCGCAACGGAGACGGGTATGTGCCTCGAAGGGGCGGGAAAATCTTTTCTCCCCTTTCTTTTTCGGCGGATCATGGCTATTTGAACGGAGTATTCCGTTGCAGCGACGTCCACTCAATGAGGTCTCGACCATGCCGATCTACGAGTATCGTTGTCGTAAGTGTGGGACCGGGTTCGAATCCCTGGTGTTCGGCCGCGCGGACGAAGTGTCGTTGTGCTGCCCGGGATGCGGGGGAACGGATGTGGAGAAGCAGCTTTCCTGGTTTTCCACGTCACACGCCTCGGCATCCGACCGTGGGGCGCAGTGTGCCCCGAAGCCCGGCAGCCGTTTCGGTTGAGCCTGACCGGATGCGGGCGGTCGCCGCACGAGCGCTTCGGTGGGTTCTTCGGGTCCCCGGCCCCTTTGGCATTCGACGCATCAAGTCATCAACAGGAGAAACCAATGTCGTGGGAAGCGATTTTGCTGGTTGCGGGAGTGATCGGATGGTTCGTTTTGAACCGGTGGATATTGCCCAAGCTCGGGGTGCCTACCTGAATGGCGCCTTCTTGTGGAATCGGTGATTCCAAAAAGAAATCGCAAGACCCATCCCCCTGAGAGAGTCATCGCTTGTTCGGGATAGTCTCTGCGCCCCGGCAGGCGATGTCCGCTCGATGCCTGCTCAAAGGCCCGGGGCAGACCCTGCAAGCTGTCCCGGGCCTTTTCGTCACTTTCTGCCGTAAGTCGACCTCGACCGCTGGGGCGATGACTTGCGACCCAACAAGAATATCACCAAAATCACCACCGCGGCAATGGAACCCAAGATGGCCGTCAGCAGCTTCCAATCGATCAGGTGGATCATCAGCAACGATTGCCAGACCCTCTTGAACCAGCCGCCCAGGGGCAGGTCTTCCTGGCTGAATAGCGAGACGGTCCGCTTGGGCTGATCGCCAATGTAGAAAACGACTTCCCCCACCTTCTGACCGGCCTGCACAGGTGCGGTTATCTCCGCGGGGGCTTGAATTTCCCATCTCAACTGGGCCTTCTGCGCCTGACTGACGAGGAAACCCGCCGCCTCCTGTGGGTAAAGACCCAACTGATCCCTCTGACCCTTCCAGACCTTCACCGTGGTGACGGGCTGCCCCTGGGGAAAAGGCTGCACCAGCGTGTAGTACCGGAAACCGTAATTGAGCAGCTTGAGAGCCTCCCGTTCCCGAACGGCGGGGGTGCCCGCCCCCATCACCACCGCAAGAAGCCTCATCCCGTCACGTTTGGCCGTGGCGGCCAAATGGTATCCGGCCGCCGCCACGTATCCCGTCTTGAGACCGTCGACGCTCGGATCCTTGAGAAGCAGATGGTTCCGATTGTATTGAACGATGTTATTGTAAGTGTATTCGCGCATCGAGTGGTACTGGAGCGACTCGGGGAACTGCCTCAGGTACGCGGAATCCAGGATCGCCATGTCTCTGGCAGTGGTGGTCTGCCCTTCAACGGGCAGGCCGTGGGGATTGAGGAACCGGCTGTGCGTCATCCCCAACTCCCGAGTCTTCCGGTTCATCGCCTCCACAAAGGTCTCGGCACTGCCGCTCACATGTTCCGCCGCCGCAACGCACGCGTCATTCCCCGAAACCACGGCGATTCCCTTGAGCAACTCCTCCAGGGGAACCTTGGTCCCGACACCCACGAACATTTTCGATCCGCCCGTGCGCCACGCCGCTTCACTGATCCATATCTCGTCATTGAGATGAATTCGCCCCTGCCGCAGCGCTTCAAAGACAAGATAAAGCGACGCGATCTTGGTGAACGACGCCGGTTCGATGACTTCATCCGCATTCTGCTCGAACAGAATCGCCCCAGTGGATACTTCCATTAAGATCGCCGACTTGGCATTGACCTGCCCGGGCGACAGTTCCGCGCCCCCCGCCTTTGCAGACGGCGGCTCGACACCCTTTGCAGCCGGCGCCGACGCGGCAGGGGTCGCCTTTTTCCCGGGCATGGGCTGCACCTTGATTTTCCTTCCGGCTGCCTGTTCCGCCGCACCCCCGGCCCAGGGGACCGACAACAGCAGGAGCAACGCAACAACCATCGAACACCAACCGAAACGATTTCTATGCATGCATATCCTCTCGCAGTAAAGCAACCCGAGTATCCATTCCACGGCGGAAAGAGCCCCAACAAAGCCATGAGGCAGTTTCTGTCATGAAGCAGCAAAAATCAAGCGTGCTTTCCATCCGGGCGGACAGGATTCCACGTCAACACACGCACATCCCTGTTTTTTTCCCTGCAGGGGCATGAATCCGAACCTTTTCGACAAAACCGCCAAACTTATACTGCCAATAGCCCGGTTTTTCAAGGTCCACCGAACTCATCTTCAAAGCGCCGTCGGCCCCTCGCCCGGGAGCACTCCGGGGCGCCCCGAAAATACTATTTTTATGTTGTAGACTTTTCGCTCACACTCATTCGTCATTGTGGTTGACATGGGGACGAGTTTACAATAATCAGCAGAGAGTATTCTTGATCTCTTTACATATCGAATTATTTAAAGAAGCACGGCGGGAAAAAGGGGGGGCGATTGCTGTTTTCCAGGCCGAGCAGTGTCCTCCGGGTTGTACGGAGATAAGCATTGCATTGGCGTGCGAGCGCAATGAGGTCATCCCGAGGTGATTCAGAATGCCATCCACAAAAAGGAGCTGCACAATGAGAAGATACGGCACCATTTCTCTACTGACACTCGTCCTCGCACTGTGGGGGGTGGGCGTCGCCATGTCCCAGTCCCCGCCGGGATCGAAGGCCGGCGAAGAGCCCGTGATGGTGGGGCGGATATCGCATGTGGAGGGTGAACTCCTGCGCTATGTCCCTGACGACCAGGACTGGGTCGCAACGGTCAAGGACGCTCCGTTCGGCCTGGACGACGCTCTTTATTCCAGCGAGGATGGCAAGGGTGAGTTCATCATGCCCAACCAGACCTGGCTCAGAGTGGGGGCGACCACGCAGGTTCAGCTCATCGCCCTTCGCCCGGACGTCACCGAATGCGACGTGGCTTCAGGGGTCACTCGAGCCTACAACAAGAGCTCGGACGCCGTGATTAAGGCCACCACTCCTTTCGGATACGTCATGGCACCTCCGGGGACCATTTTTGACATATACGTCGGGGACGAATCCATGGAAGTCATCTGCATCACCGGGACCGTAGACTTCGTCATGCAGAACGAGACGGCGAAGTACCAGGTTTCAGCCGGGTCATCTTCCATTCTGTGCGATGGAAAGGACGTCGAAGAGGGCGCCGGCACGGTGGATTCCGACTGGGATGACTGGAATGCGGCCCGCGATGACTTGTGGACCAAGCGCGTGAACGTGAAGGGGGACTCCGTCCGCTACATGCCGCCGGAACTCCAGGACGACGCTTATGACCTGGATGAAAACGGCAGATGGGACACCGTCGAGTACGAAGGCCAGCAGAGAACCATGTGGCGTCCGACCAAGGTCCAGGAAGACTGGGAACCGTTCACCGAAGGCCGATGGACTGAATGGAACGAAGACCAGACCTGGGTTCCCGAGGAAGACTTCGGCTACACGACGCACCACTACGGCAACTGGGTCCGCCCCGATGCGTGCGGATGCTGGTATTGGACACCACCGGTGCGCGTGGTTCGTCGAGTCGCGGTCGGACCGGTCTGGGATACCTGTACCTGCTGGTATCCGGGCAGGGTCGCATGGATAGGCACTGGCGTGGACATCGGATGGTTCCCCCTCGCGCCGTTTGAACCTTACTACACCCACAGATGGTGGGGACCGGGCGTCAGCGTGGTCGGCGGCGTAGGCTTTGCGGGAATCAATATCAATATCGGAGGATATCGCTGGTGGAATCGTGCCGTCATCGTGAACCATAACAATTTCTACGGCGTGAACAACTACCGCAACGTCCGCGTCACGAACATCACCCACAACACCATCATCAACAACTACCATGGCTCGGCGGTGGTCAACAACAAGATCCTCAACAATTACGCCAACAACAAGCAGAAGTACAATTTCAACAACAAGGCGCTTGTCCACAACAAGCCTCACAACGACATCGTGAGAAGAATCAACAACAACAGGCAGATTGCCAAGCAGTCCCAGCGTCTCAACGCAAGAACCTTGGAAAACAGGACAAACAGGATCAGGACCGCTCAGGCCGGCAAGGCGGGAAGGATCCAACAGCCGAAGGCCACGAACAGGCTCGTCTCCGCAAACGAGAGGAACAAACCTCGAACCGGCACCCCCGGGCAGCAAAGGAATCTCAAGGGGAACGTGAAATCCCCGCGTCAGATTTCCATGCCGGGCAGACAGCCCACCGACAGGACCGGCACGCGGGAAGGCAGGCAAGGCATCCGGTCGCCTCGTGACCGGGGTGACAGAATCGGCGGACCGGCGACTCCTCAGCAGAGAGGGGACAGGCAGCAGTTGCAGCAGCAAAGACAGCAAGAACGCCAGCAGCAGATGCAGCAGCAAAGACAGCGCGGAGAGCAGCAACAGCAACAGCGCCTCCAGCAGCAACAGCAACGCCAGCAGCAGCGCCAGCAGCAGATGGAGCAGCAGAAACAGCGCAGGGAGCAGCAACAGCAACAGCGCCTCCAACAGCAGCAGCAGCGCCAACAGCAGATGCAGCAGCAACGGCAACAGCAGCAGCAACGCCAGCAACAGTTGCAACAGCAAAAACAGCAACAGCAGCAGCAGCGCCAGCAGAAAATGCAGCAGCAAAGACAGCAACAGCAACAACGCCAGCAACAGTTGCAGCAGCAAAGACAGCAACAGCAACAGCAGAGACAGCAGCAGATGCAGCAACAACGTCAACAACAGCAGCAACGTCAGCAACAGTTGCAACAACAACGCCAGCAGCAACGTCAACAGCAGCAACAACGCCAGCAGCAATTGCAACAGCAAAAACAGCAACAGCGTCAGCAGCAGATGCAGCGTCAGCAACAGCAGCGCCAGCAACAGCAACAGCAGAGACAGCAGCAGATGCAGCAGCAAAGGCAACGCCAGCAACAGCAGCAACAGCAGAGACAACAGCAGATGCAGCAACGCCAGCAACAGCAGCAACAGCAGAGACAACAGCAGATGCAGCAACGCCAGCAACAGCAGCAGCAGCAAAGGGCGCAGCAGCAGCAGCGTCAGCAGCAGTTGCAACAGCAAAGACAACAACAACAACAGCAGCAGCAACACAGGCGCTAACGATGCGCATAGGGGGCGGCCGGCATCCCATGGCGATGACCGTCCGCTCCAAGTCCTCCCTGATCGTCGTCCCCTCCTGGAAGCCATTCCAGGAGGGGTTTTTTTATTCTCACGGCGGAGCGGGAAAAATTCCTCTGCGTCCGCGGGCAAGTTGTCGCTTTCGTTTAACCTTCCGCTCGCCGGCTTCG from Syntrophobacter fumaroxidans MPOB includes these protein-coding regions:
- a CDS encoding DUF6600 domain-containing protein, coding for MRRYGTISLLTLVLALWGVGVAMSQSPPGSKAGEEPVMVGRISHVEGELLRYVPDDQDWVATVKDAPFGLDDALYSSEDGKGEFIMPNQTWLRVGATTQVQLIALRPDVTECDVASGVTRAYNKSSDAVIKATTPFGYVMAPPGTIFDIYVGDESMEVICITGTVDFVMQNETAKYQVSAGSSSILCDGKDVEEGAGTVDSDWDDWNAARDDLWTKRVNVKGDSVRYMPPELQDDAYDLDENGRWDTVEYEGQQRTMWRPTKVQEDWEPFTEGRWTEWNEDQTWVPEEDFGYTTHHYGNWVRPDACGCWYWTPPVRVVRRVAVGPVWDTCTCWYPGRVAWIGTGVDIGWFPLAPFEPYYTHRWWGPGVSVVGGVGFAGININIGGYRWWNRAVIVNHNNFYGVNNYRNVRVTNITHNTIINNYHGSAVVNNKILNNYANNKQKYNFNNKALVHNKPHNDIVRRINNNRQIAKQSQRLNARTLENRTNRIRTAQAGKAGRIQQPKATNRLVSANERNKPRTGTPGQQRNLKGNVKSPRQISMPGRQPTDRTGTREGRQGIRSPRDRGDRIGGPATPQQRGDRQQLQQQRQQERQQQMQQQRQRGEQQQQQRLQQQQQRQQQRQQQMEQQKQRREQQQQQRLQQQQQRQQQMQQQRQQQQQRQQQLQQQKQQQQQQRQQKMQQQRQQQQQRQQQLQQQRQQQQQQRQQQMQQQRQQQQQRQQQLQQQRQQQRQQQQQRQQQLQQQKQQQRQQQMQRQQQQRQQQQQQRQQQMQQQRQRQQQQQQQRQQQMQQRQQQQQQQRQQQMQQRQQQQQQQRAQQQQRQQQLQQQRQQQQQQQQHRR
- a CDS encoding D-alanyl-D-alanine carboxypeptidase family protein, with product MHRNRFGWCSMVVALLLLLSVPWAGGAAEQAAGRKIKVQPMPGKKATPAASAPAAKGVEPPSAKAGGAELSPGQVNAKSAILMEVSTGAILFEQNADEVIEPASFTKIASLYLVFEALRQGRIHLNDEIWISEAAWRTGGSKMFVGVGTKVPLEELLKGIAVVSGNDACVAAAEHVSGSAETFVEAMNRKTRELGMTHSRFLNPHGLPVEGQTTTARDMAILDSAYLRQFPESLQYHSMREYTYNNIVQYNRNHLLLKDPSVDGLKTGYVAAAGYHLAATAKRDGMRLLAVVMGAGTPAVREREALKLLNYGFRYYTLVQPFPQGQPVTTVKVWKGQRDQLGLYPQEAAGFLVSQAQKAQLRWEIQAPAEITAPVQAGQKVGEVVFYIGDQPKRTVSLFSQEDLPLGGWFKRVWQSLLMIHLIDWKLLTAILGSIAAVVILVIFLLGRKSSPQRSRSTYGRK